In Helianthus annuus cultivar XRQ/B chromosome 3, HanXRQr2.0-SUNRISE, whole genome shotgun sequence, a single window of DNA contains:
- the LOC110929528 gene encoding isoflavone reductase-like protein, which produces MAEKSKILIIGGTGYIGKFIVEASANMGHPTFVLVRESTLSDPSKSSVIDCFKKAGINIITGDLHDHERLITAIKQVDVVISAVGVSQTQLADQVKIIAAIKEAGNIKKFYPSEFGNDVDRSHAVEPAKTLFATKAQVRRAIEAENIPYTYISSNCFAGYLLPTLAQSGVTAPPRDKVVSLGDGNAKAVFNEEHDIATYTIKTVDDPRTVNKSVYINPPGNIYSFNELVSLWEKKIGKTLEKVYLSEDQVLKNIEESPLPHSLIMSISHTVFVKGDQTNFEIEPSFGVEASELYPDVKYTTVDEYLSRFV; this is translated from the exons ATGGCGGAGAAGAGTAAGATTCTGATCATCGGAGGAACCGGCTACATCGGTAAATTCATAGTCGAAGCTAGCGCTAACATGGGTCATCCTACTTTCGTCCTCGTTAGGGAATCCACGCTCTCCGATCCTTCCAAATCTTCAGTGATCGACTGTTTTAAGAAAGCCGGCATTAATATCATCACT GGCGATTTGCATGATCACGAGAGGCTGATCACGGCGATAAAGCAGGTAGATGTGGTGATCTCGGCAGTAGGAGTGAGTCAAACACAACTTGCTGATCAAGTCAAAATCATTGCTGCCATAAAAGAAGCTGGTAATATCAAG AAATTTTATCCATCCGAGTTTGGAAACGATGTGGATCGTTCACACGCCGTGGAACCTGCCAAAACGTTATTCGCAACCAAGGCTCAGGTTCGCCGAGCCATTGAGGCTGAAAACATACCTTATACATATATTAGTTCCAACTGTTTTGCGGGTTATTTGCTTCCAACATTGGCTCAGTCTGGGGTCACCGCTCCCCCAAGGGACAAAGTCGTTAGCTTAGGTGATGGAAACGCGAAAG CTGTTTTCAATGAGGAACATGACATTGCAACCTACACCATTAAAACCGTTGATGACCCAAGAACCGTCAACAAAAGTGTCTACATAAACCCTCCGGGTAACATATACTCGTTCAACGAACTCGTGTCGTTGTGGGAGAAAAAGATTGGCAAAACATTGGAGAAGGTCTATCTATCTGAAGATCAAGTATTGAAAAACATAGAGG AATCTCCTCTTCCACACAGCTTAATCATGTCAATCTCGCACACGGTCTTTGTAAAGGGCGATCAAACAAACTTTGAGATTGAACCATCATTCGGAGTGGAGGCTTCGGAGCTTTATCCCGATGTTAAATATACTACAGTTGATGAGTATCTAAGTCGTTTCGTTTGA